ATTTATTAAGTGGAATCAAACAAGTACAGATATTTTAAAGTTTACTCAAGGCAATAAAACTTCTCATGATGCATTATATTCAATGAGTTCAGGACAACTTTCCGCGTTAGTCATTTCCTTTACTTTAGCTATGAATAAAGTTTTTGATAAAAGTAATTTTGGTATCCTATTGATAGATGATCCTACACAAACTATGGACGAAATCAATATGTCCTCCTTTATCGAGTTATTGAGAAATGAATTTGAGGACAAACAAATAATTCTTTCAACCCATGAAGATGAAATATCTTATTTTATGAGATTTAAGTTTAGTGAATTTAATCTTAGGACCACTTCTATAAATATGAAAGATAAGCAATTCACTATATCACAAGACACATTGTAATTCAAATAAATATGAACCAAGATAATGTAAATTTAACAATCGATACTACGCTAAAAATTGATGATTTAGCCTTAATTAAACACTTAGAGAACAGTGAATTTTTACCAAACATCAAAACTGTCTACAATAAAATACAACCTCTATTAAACAATCGCATTCCAAAAATTTTCGGAAGTTATACTCTTCATAATATTGATCATAGTATAAGAATAATGGAATATATGGCAGATATCATTCAGGATATTACTGCACTGAGTGAGTTAGAAATTACGTTACTTATATATTCTGCTCTATTACATGATATTGGTATGGCAGTCAGTGAAAATGATATCACTTTGATTAAAAACGATGATTTTAAATCGATCGACATAAAATTCTCATCAATGAAAAAAGTGATGGATAATGATGAAGATTTAGCATTAACAGAATACATTAGAAGATTTCATTCCTCTCTCTCTGCAAAATACATTAGAGAAAACCTTAATGAGTTTTTTCAAATTCCAGGTCAAATAACTGCCTATTTCACTGAAGACTTGGCGTTAATTTGTGAGAGTCATACAAAAGATTTTGATTGGATATCTGCAAATTTAACGCAAAATGATAAAAAAGGACACTTTCATTATAATGCTCAATTCATCGCTTGCATATTAAGATTAGGTGATATTTTAGATATTGATTCAAGCAGGACACCATATACTTTATATAAATCAGTCAATCCAAAAGGCATTAGTGAAAATGAATGGAAACAACATTTTGTAATAACAAATACCAAAAAAATTGAATTTGATAGTGTTAAGAAACAAAAACAATTGGTGTTTCATGGTGAATCATCTACTGCAAATATTCATCGTAAAATTCTATTATATATTGATTGGGTAGAAAAAGAATTGATTGGTTCAATGGAACTAGTAAATATAATGCCGAATCAATATAATTTATTGTTCGATTCGTCTCCTAAAATACACATTAAACCTATTGGTTTCACATTTTCAGAATACAAAATGTCCCTCGATTATCACGCGATTAGTCAGTTGTTAATGGGAGAAAAAATATATGGAAGCAAATCATTAGGACTTCGTGAGATAATTCAAAACTCCCTTGATGCTTCCAGAGTAAGGCAAGAAATCGAAAAACAAAACTACCAATTTGGGGATGACAATTATGAACCAAAAATTAAAATAATCCTAGATTCAAAAAACAACACTGTAACTATTAGAGATTATGGCATGGGAATGTCTATGGAAATAATAAAAAAGCATTTTTTGAATATCGGTGTTTCATATTATAATTCCACAGATTTTAAATTACGTGATTTAAATTACAAACCGATAGGCAATTATGGAATTGGATTTCTCTCATGTTTCATGTTATCAGACAATGTCAAAGTAGTTACAAGAGATTATAAAGGTAAAAGTAAATTTACAGTAGAATTAGAGAAATATAATGAATATACTTCTTTAACTCAAATTGATGATTTCAACTTCGAAGGAACAGAAGTTATCTTAAATTATGCAAATTTTATGAGTGTTTTCGGAAATAATGTTGCCGAAATAAAAAAATTCTTAGACACCTATTTCCTAACTGATGGAATCACACTACAATTAATTCTTAAAGAAGAAGAAATTACACATGATATTATTAATTTACTTGAAATCGCAGAACCTAATAATTTCATTAAAATAAATTTAAGCGATTATCTCAACGATATTGAAGGATATGTTATAATTAAAAATAACAAAGATTACGTTACAAATATTGAAAATCTAGATTTCAAAGGAGATATTTATACATACGATGATATAAACGGTATTCAAAAAGTAGATGAACACTCTACTATTGATTTAGATGAATATATTATTGACAATGAAATTAAATATATTTCGATTCCATTAGTAGAGGAAGATTTAGAAGAAAGATTTCTTAATGGAATTACATTCACGAACTCAGCTATTGAAGACGTGATTGAAAAATTAGAAACCGATTTGAGATGGATATCTATAATTGTCAAGAAAGATCTTCAAGAGGAGATATATCAATGCACATTCGATGATGAAGATAGTGGAATATTTGAAAATCTAAAGCTAAAAGAATTATATAAATTGGGACATTCTACAAAATGTACAACAGCAATATTTGAAGAAACTATAAATATATATGAGGGGGAAAAAAATAAATTATATCTAACTTTTGATAAGGCAGAAAGATATTTCTATTACAGAGGAAACTACGATAAAAAAAGAAAAGAATTATTTGTACGTAGTGTTCTAATCAAAGAATTTAAATTAAACTTACCGTATACTGCTTCACTATTTGAAATTGAAAGTTTAGTAGTTAATCTAACATCTAGGATATTTGTTCCTGAAATTTCACGAAACAGCTTCGATGATTTAACAAATGAAGAAATTAATTATATTCTCGGAAAAGCAATACATTGTAGCGTACTAGAAAAATTCACCTTGAGCAATGAGAAAAAACAAACACTACAAAGTTTTATCGAGCATTACTACGCAAGAATAACTGAATTTGAAAAGTAATATAAATGATAGATTAAAAATGTGGATTTAACCTTGGGAGTATATTTAGACTCCACAATATCAAAACCATTCATTCACCTTTTATGAATT
This genomic window from Mariniflexile sp. TRM1-10 contains:
- a CDS encoding HD domain-containing protein; translation: MNQDNVNLTIDTTLKIDDLALIKHLENSEFLPNIKTVYNKIQPLLNNRIPKIFGSYTLHNIDHSIRIMEYMADIIQDITALSELEITLLIYSALLHDIGMAVSENDITLIKNDDFKSIDIKFSSMKKVMDNDEDLALTEYIRRFHSSLSAKYIRENLNEFFQIPGQITAYFTEDLALICESHTKDFDWISANLTQNDKKGHFHYNAQFIACILRLGDILDIDSSRTPYTLYKSVNPKGISENEWKQHFVITNTKKIEFDSVKKQKQLVFHGESSTANIHRKILLYIDWVEKELIGSMELVNIMPNQYNLLFDSSPKIHIKPIGFTFSEYKMSLDYHAISQLLMGEKIYGSKSLGLREIIQNSLDASRVRQEIEKQNYQFGDDNYEPKIKIILDSKNNTVTIRDYGMGMSMEIIKKHFLNIGVSYYNSTDFKLRDLNYKPIGNYGIGFLSCFMLSDNVKVVTRDYKGKSKFTVELEKYNEYTSLTQIDDFNFEGTEVILNYANFMSVFGNNVAEIKKFLDTYFLTDGITLQLILKEEEITHDIINLLEIAEPNNFIKINLSDYLNDIEGYVIIKNNKDYVTNIENLDFKGDIYTYDDINGIQKVDEHSTIDLDEYIIDNEIKYISIPLVEEDLEERFLNGITFTNSAIEDVIEKLETDLRWISIIVKKDLQEEIYQCTFDDEDSGIFENLKLKELYKLGHSTKCTTAIFEETINIYEGEKNKLYLTFDKAERYFYYRGNYDKKRKELFVRSVLIKEFKLNLPYTASLFEIESLVVNLTSRIFVPEISRNSFDDLTNEEINYILGKAIHCSVLEKFTLSNEKKQTLQSFIEHYYARITEFEK